The following proteins come from a genomic window of Mariniflexile sp. TRM1-10:
- a CDS encoding B12-binding domain-containing radical SAM protein produces MKDLLLITPPFTQLNTPYPATCYLKGFLNTKNIPSFQMDLGIEVILELFSKKTFQHLFELAAKNNRITSENAQRIYTLRDAYLQPLDDIIAFLQGKKPTFARQICTNHFLPQASRFEQLDELDWAFGNMGMQDKAKHLATLYLEDLSDFIVECIDDNFGFSRYAERLGHSANSFDDLYQQLQNEPTYIDRITLNILEEKLKSIQPRLVCFSVPFPGNLYSAFRCAQYIKTNYPHIKIAMGGGFPNTELRSVTDVRVFQFFDFITLDDGELPIELLSSPSPSEGGYKRTFLLENEKVVYKNNSTKPDYKQSDLGTPDYSDLLLDKYISVIEIANPMHSLWSDGRWNKLTMAHGCYWGKCTFCDISLDYIKIYEPIAAKLLVDRMEQLIAQTGETGFHFVDEAAPPALMKALALEIIKRKLTVTWWANIRFEKNFTKDLCLLLKASGCIAVSGGLEVASDRLLALIDKGVTVAQVAQVTRNFTEANIMVHAYLMYGYPTQTVQETVDSLEMVRQLFEIGVLQSGFWHQFALTAHSPIGLNPAEYHIIPNTKPITFANNDIAFTDTTGIDHNQFSFGLKKSLFNYMHGIGFELPLQDWFDFKIPKTTIKPDFIYNCLETDVHFNIKPTAKILWLGTKPLVIETSKTKKGQTYHTLQALFHTTTETFTVTLDKDKGNWFLNKLDSLRPSSPQLPSFLELKKDFESQFEDFELFWFSKSMNVLREHGLLVL; encoded by the coding sequence TTGAAAGACCTTTTACTCATCACGCCTCCGTTTACGCAATTAAACACGCCCTACCCTGCTACATGCTATTTAAAAGGTTTTTTAAACACTAAAAACATCCCTTCGTTTCAAATGGATTTGGGTATTGAAGTGATTTTAGAATTATTTTCAAAAAAAACATTTCAGCATCTTTTTGAATTAGCTGCTAAAAATAATCGCATCACTTCTGAAAATGCACAAAGAATTTATACGCTAAGAGACGCTTATTTACAACCTTTGGATGATATCATTGCCTTTCTACAAGGCAAAAAACCAACCTTCGCCAGACAAATTTGCACCAATCATTTTTTACCACAAGCATCTCGTTTTGAGCAATTGGATGAATTGGATTGGGCGTTCGGTAATATGGGTATGCAAGACAAAGCCAAACATTTAGCCACTTTATATCTTGAAGATTTATCCGATTTTATTGTGGAATGCATCGATGATAATTTTGGTTTTAGTCGCTATGCCGAACGCTTGGGGCACAGTGCCAATTCGTTTGATGACTTATACCAACAATTACAAAATGAGCCAACATATATTGATAGGATTACTTTAAACATTCTTGAAGAAAAACTAAAAAGTATTCAACCCAGGCTGGTGTGTTTTTCAGTACCGTTTCCCGGGAATTTATATAGTGCGTTTCGATGTGCCCAATATATAAAAACCAACTACCCCCATATTAAAATAGCGATGGGAGGCGGATTCCCAAATACCGAATTACGGTCGGTTACAGACGTTCGGGTATTCCAATTTTTCGATTTTATTACGTTGGATGATGGCGAATTGCCAATTGAATTATTATCCTCCCCCAGCCCCTCCGAAGGAGGGTATAAACGCACCTTTCTTTTAGAAAACGAAAAAGTCGTTTATAAAAACAACAGTACCAAACCAGATTACAAACAAAGTGATCTCGGCACACCCGATTATTCCGATTTACTTTTAGACAAGTACATCTCTGTCATAGAAATTGCCAATCCCATGCACAGTTTGTGGAGCGATGGACGATGGAACAAACTCACCATGGCACACGGTTGCTATTGGGGCAAATGTACGTTTTGCGATATTTCGTTGGATTATATTAAAATTTACGAACCCATTGCTGCCAAATTATTGGTGGACCGCATGGAACAACTCATAGCACAAACGGGCGAAACAGGGTTTCATTTTGTTGATGAAGCAGCACCTCCTGCACTCATGAAAGCCCTAGCTTTAGAAATTATAAAACGTAAACTCACGGTTACTTGGTGGGCCAACATTCGGTTTGAAAAAAACTTCACCAAAGATTTGTGCCTGTTGCTAAAAGCCTCAGGTTGTATTGCGGTTTCTGGCGGACTGGAAGTGGCTTCCGATAGGTTATTGGCACTTATTGACAAAGGCGTCACCGTGGCACAAGTGGCGCAAGTCACACGCAATTTTACCGAAGCCAACATCATGGTACATGCCTATTTAATGTATGGCTACCCCACGCAAACCGTTCAGGAAACTGTGGATAGTTTGGAAATGGTGCGTCAATTATTCGAAATTGGCGTGTTGCAATCGGGGTTTTGGCACCAATTCGCCTTAACAGCACACAGCCCCATTGGCTTAAACCCTGCTGAATACCATATCATCCCAAATACCAAACCCATTACGTTTGCCAATAACGATATCGCCTTTACCGACACGACGGGCATTGACCACAACCAATTCAGTTTCGGATTGAAAAAGTCACTTTTTAACTATATGCACGGCATTGGCTTTGAATTGCCGTTACAAGATTGGTTTGATTTTAAAATCCCGAAAACCACCATTAAACCCGATTTTATTTATAACTGTTTAGAAACTGATGTTCATTTCAACATCAAACCAACTGCAAAAATACTGTGGTTGGGCACAAAGCCTTTGGTAATAGAAACATCCAAAACAAAGAAGGGACAAACCTATCACACATTGCAAGCGCTATTTCATACGACAACCGAAACCTTTACGGTGACTTTAGATAAAGATAAAGGCAACTGGTTTTTAAATAAGCTGGATTCGTTGCGCCCAAGCAGCCCACAACTACCCTCATTTTTAGAACTAAAAAAAGATTTTGAAAGTCAGTTTGAGGATTTTGAGTTGTTTTGGTTTTCTAAATCCATGAACGTTTTACGAGAGCATGGGTTGTTGGTTTTGTGA
- a CDS encoding Crp/Fnr family transcriptional regulator: protein MSDIFKAHINKFATVSGEEFEDILSYFQFKSILKKDNLLEEGQVCKSNFFVLNGILRKFFINEKGTEQTTEFAIENWWMTETFSFINQSPTEFYIQAVENTELLYIDKMAYEKLLKTHPVMEKYFRCIYQKAYAAAQMRIKFLYGFSREELYYHFLKAQPEFLQRVPQYLIASYLNFTPEYLSEIRKKGIS from the coding sequence ATGTCCGATATTTTTAAAGCACACATTAATAAATTCGCAACTGTTAGCGGCGAAGAGTTTGAAGATATTCTATCCTATTTCCAATTTAAAAGCATACTAAAAAAAGACAATCTTCTTGAAGAAGGACAGGTTTGTAAATCCAATTTCTTTGTATTAAATGGCATTCTCCGTAAATTTTTTATAAATGAAAAAGGCACAGAGCAAACTACCGAATTTGCCATAGAAAATTGGTGGATGACTGAAACATTCTCCTTTATAAACCAATCGCCTACAGAATTTTATATTCAAGCTGTAGAAAATACAGAACTCTTGTATATAGATAAAATGGCTTATGAAAAACTTTTGAAAACACATCCTGTTATGGAAAAATATTTCCGTTGTATTTATCAAAAAGCCTATGCTGCTGCTCAAATGCGAATTAAATTTCTTTATGGTTTTTCGAGGGAAGAACTCTATTATCATTTTCTAAAAGCACAGCCTGAATTTCTACAGCGTGTACCACAATACCTCATTGCTTCTTATTTGAATTTCACTCCAGAGTATTTAAGCGAAATCCGTAAAAAAGGGATTTCTTAA
- a CDS encoding DUF2059 domain-containing protein codes for MKYFILILFLTSTIPSTYCQETSIDKKIQKMMNVIGSSQRFDAILENLIEMQKENYKEIISEDYWHILKNEVRKNGFNDLVEILIPIYKKHLTESEIDSIIEFYESEAGQKMVSKFPLISKESMQAGVEWGAKLNDKISEKINSENEFKFNIKLEACGSFKEGKFSYQLPDGTLVSIKRKGNKQIETTKVGEITSRIEWLSDCRYNIWELDENNEKVTTEPIQVNIYEIDGNSYKFIAKMQSDDFYSLGQLEMVE; via the coding sequence ATGAAATATTTTATCCTCATATTATTTTTAACTTCAACGATACCATCAACATATTGTCAAGAAACAAGTATAGATAAAAAAATACAAAAAATGATGAATGTTATAGGGTCAAGTCAAAGATTCGACGCCATTTTGGAAAATCTCATAGAGATGCAAAAAGAAAATTACAAGGAAATTATTAGTGAAGACTATTGGCACATTTTAAAAAATGAAGTTAGAAAAAATGGTTTTAATGATTTGGTTGAAATACTAATTCCAATTTACAAGAAACATTTAACAGAATCTGAGATTGATTCAATAATTGAGTTTTACGAAAGTGAGGCTGGTCAAAAAATGGTAAGTAAGTTTCCTCTAATATCTAAAGAGTCCATGCAGGCGGGAGTCGAATGGGGAGCAAAACTTAATGATAAAATTTCTGAAAAAATAAATTCCGAAAATGAATTTAAATTTAATATAAAATTGGAAGCTTGTGGTTCTTTTAAAGAAGGAAAGTTTAGCTATCAACTTCCAGATGGAACATTGGTGAGTATTAAAAGAAAAGGAAACAAACAAATAGAAACGACTAAGGTTGGTGAAATAACTTCGAGAATAGAATGGTTAAGCGATTGTCGATATAATATTTGGGAGCTTGACGAAAACAATGAAAAAGTAACAACAGAACCTATACAGGTAAACATCTATGAAATAGATGGGAATTCATATAAATTTATAGCTAAAATGCAAAGTGATGATTTTTATAGCTTAGGACAACTAGAGATGGTTGAATAA
- a CDS encoding MOSC domain-containing protein, with amino-acid sequence MQITSTNIAKPTTIIFNGQEVVTGIYKIPTNRPIYLGKENVKDDEVTDRKFHGGEFKACYLFSENHYDYWKNLYPDLNWNYGMFGENLTVSGLDETKIHIGDVYKVGKALIQITQPREPCFKFGVKFGNQNVLKQFIEHGYPGTYVRILEEGFVKTGDVFTLIEPAKNSLTTHQFYNLLFSKHKNQEHVALAIENDALPLGKREKLRAFII; translated from the coding sequence ATGCAAATAACCTCCACCAACATAGCGAAACCAACCACCATTATTTTTAATGGTCAAGAAGTCGTTACGGGCATTTACAAAATCCCAACCAATCGGCCTATTTACCTAGGAAAAGAAAACGTGAAAGACGATGAAGTAACCGATAGGAAATTCCACGGTGGCGAATTTAAAGCCTGCTATTTGTTTTCTGAAAATCATTATGACTATTGGAAAAACCTATATCCCGATTTAAATTGGAACTACGGCATGTTTGGCGAAAACCTAACCGTTTCTGGCTTAGATGAAACCAAGATACATATTGGCGACGTTTATAAAGTAGGCAAAGCTTTAATACAAATAACCCAACCTCGAGAGCCTTGTTTTAAATTCGGAGTAAAATTTGGAAACCAAAATGTATTAAAGCAATTTATAGAACACGGCTATCCAGGAACCTATGTACGCATTTTAGAGGAAGGTTTCGTAAAAACAGGCGATGTGTTTACCCTTATTGAACCCGCCAAAAACAGTTTAACAACACATCAGTTTTACAACCTGTTGTTTTCAAAACATAAAAACCAAGAACACGTAGCTTTAGCTATAGAAAATGATGCACTTCCTTTAGGAAAAAGAGAGAAGTTGCGTGCGTTTATAATTTAG